The nucleotide sequence AACCGGTCGTCCGCATTGGTGGCGGACGCTTTGCAGAACGCGTGCAGCAGTTCAACAAAGCAGTCGACCCGAATGTCGACAAGCTGAAACAGTATCCCGAAATTCTGTCGCAACTGAGCGACAACATCGCGACCACCACCTTACTGGGACGTGCTTACCAGTCCCAGCCTGATGACGTCTGGCGGGCGATTGACAAACTCCGCGCTGAAGTCGATGCCGCACTACAAGAACAGCCCCAACAGTTTGTGGATGAGAGTGGCGTTCCGCTGACAGGCCAGGCCGCATACGTGGCCGCCGCCGGTTATGTCGCCGGTCGATACTTCGTTCCTGCGACCGTTTCCGAACTCTACACCGCATACGCGTATCCGCATCAGACGACAACGACGACCACCTATCATGGTGAAAACGTAAATGGCGCTGCGACTCAAACCACCACAACGGGTCCCTATGGACACGCAACGGCGTCCACCGGCAGCAGCGCGACAACATACACAGGTCCGAATGGCAACACAGTGACGGGAGCCACCCAGGGAGGCAGTGTTGTCTACCAGAATGGTGCTATCACTGTCGGTGCGGGTGCAGCCACCACAACGGTCACCGGGCCCCAGGGAAATTCAGCGACCGCAACAGGCGCGGGCATTGCCGGTACGACAACCGCCGGTGATACGACTTACTTCGGCGCAGCGGGCGGCGGAACCGTCAACACATCCAATGGACTCTCGGCGGCCGGCGCAGGTCAGGTGACCGGATCCGTTCAACAGACACAGACAGGAGCCAACTACAACACCCAGGCCAGTGGCTCTGTCGCAACAAATACTGGCGTCAACGCGTATGGCAGCAGGAACACCAGTGGCAGCGTGAACCAGAACGCCGATGGCTCGGTCAGCGGCGTTCGTTCGTCCTCCACTTCCGTTCAAGGAACCAGGGGTTATGCTGATGTGGAGCATAACAGTTCCGGCACAGCGACCGGAAATGGCAACGGGACCTACAACGGTTCCACAACCATCGATTCCAGCAAAGGTTCTGCCTCGGTGGATACAACTGCCGGTAATGGACAGGTCTCCTCAACGGTTACCACACAAAATGGCTCCGCGACGGGTACACTCGGCGACGGTCAGGTCGGGCAGAGCTCCTCTTCGGCCCGCAATCGACAATCCACAGGCAGCCAGCAGGCGGCCCGCAGCAGCAGCCAGAAAGGTTCGTACCGTTCCAGCCGCCAGTCGACTGCCTCAAATTCCCGCTACAGTCAATCTTCAAGTCAGCAGATTGCGTCCGGCCTGCAAAGCATGCAGAAAAACTGGGGACAGCTCAGCCAGCAGATGAACCGTTCCTCCCAGGCTGCTTCCAAGTCTCGCCAGGGAGTGCAAACGTACTCACAGCAGCGACCTTCGTCTGCCTATTCACGTGGCTCCAGCTTCAGTCCTTCCAGCAGTCGCACACCTTCGTACTCGCGCGGCAGTTCCTCACGGGGCAGCAGCAACCGCGGTTCATCAGGACGTTCCGGTGGACGGGGCGGGCGGAGATAAGTTCGCTGCAATACTAAGAGTATATTAAGTGCGGGCAGGCCTCTTTTCGTAATGGAAAGAGGCCTGTTTTTTTGACTTCCTGTCCAAATAGATTTTTTATTTCCCCTCTCAGGATATTTCGTTTAGAATGAAATTGAGAAGAAACCGATTTCATCCCATCTTTTCACAAGGCAGATAAAGAAACATGCTCCGCTACTTTATCGCAACTAACTTCTGGTTAGCCTTTACGATCTTACTGCTGGTTTCCTCAACGCCCCGCTACCAGATAGTGGGAAACGCCTCGCAGAAACATTACGGCGTCTATGGCTATGCGGTTTTCGGATTGGGAAATATGTCCTCTTTTTTTTACTGGACCGTAATTAGTCTCTCAGTCCTTGCTGTACTGATTTGTTTTCGTGCCTGGAAGAAAACGGAAAGTATCCCAGTGAATTCATCATGAAATTTCCCCTGCACACATTTGAAGTCAGCAGTCAGTCTGAGAAAGATTTTATCCGACTGCTGCAGAAAGCCTTAAACAGGCTGCCGTCAGTTGTGGAACGGGAAATCTCAGATGCAGACCGCTTACGTTTTCGACTGTTGCTGGAAGATTATGTCGTCGGACTCTTAAAAGACATGCAGGCAATTCAGCATCTCTCACGCAATTGGACTCCGTCCGATTATCTGATCATTGTGCAGTTTGAAAAAACACAAGGCACCATCTGCTTCAACGGGCAGAAGCAAGTCATCCCTTTTGCAACATAAATATCGGGATGGGTCGTAAAACCTGAAGGCAAACCATAAACTCGAAAGGAGTCAGGTCATGTTTCATTCAAAAGAAACGTTTTATCTTGTTCTCATCCTCGCAGGTCTGATTTTGTTTTCCTCATCTGAAAACAACCAGGCTGCCAAACCCCAGGTTGATCCAACGCAAGTCATTCTGCGTTCGATTCAGACAGCCGACGGTCCCCAGTTGGAAATTCGCATCGGACATCTCGTCTGCAAAACAGATCAACTGACCTTTCAGAGAGAAGAGGGTCCAGAATCCACCGTGCAGCCCGTCAGCGGCAAGGTGCAAGTCAAAAGTGAAAGACAATGTATCACTTCAGAGCAAGTGAAATTCTCGCTCCCCTGGTTAACAGGGGAGCGCTGATTCAGGGAACTTAAGCCTGCGGTGATTGCTCATATTCCGGTTCCGCTGACGGATCGGTCAGGAATTCCATTTTGCCGCTTTTTACGTCGTAAAGCGCACCAACCACCATGACCTTGCCGGCATCGACGAGGTTACGAAGGACTTCGCTGCGGGCCTTTATCTCGTATACGCTGCGACAGACGTTACGTCGTGCCGTTTCGTCGATAAACCGTTCCTTTTCATCCTGGCTCATCCGAGGGATTTCCGAGCAGGTTTCTTCGTCGACACAGGGAACAATTTCATTGACAATCGATTCCAGGTGTGAACAACCTGTGACTTGCAAGGCATTATCATCTTCGCACATCAGTTCCACTGTGGAAGTGACGGCTCCGCAGCGGGTGTGCCCCAGCACCAGCACCAGTTTCACGCCGACGACAGCGACACCATATTCGATACTGCCCAGCGATTTATTCCCGATCACGTTTCCAGCAACACGCACGCTGAAAATATCACCAATCCCCAGGTCGAGCACCAGTTCCGCGGGGACGCGCGAATCGATACAACTTAAAACGACCGCCAGCGGATTCTGTTCACCCGCAGTGGCATTAACCTGATGCCCCAGGTCGCGTGAGAGTCGATTGCCGGTATAGAACCGCTCGTTCCCTTCACGTAAAATCTGCAGGACCTGATCCGGTGTAATCCGGTCTTTCAGTTCACGCGTGGAATAGTCAGCGAACTGGATTTCGTCATTCAACTGATACTTTTTACGGAAACCGCGCAAACTGACTTTCATCCCTCGCGCGGGGCCGATTTTATCCTTGAACTCCTGGATCAGACTTAAAATATCCGGGTCAATATAATCCGTGCCGCTGGCATCAATCAGCATGTTGGTGCCGGGAGGGGCATCGTTAAACACTGTGTCCAGTGCGGCACGGTTCAGAAAGCTGACCTGGTTTGCCAGTTCAACATGCAGAACATCACCCCCGGCGTGTGTCTCCACAATTCGACGGATCGGTTGTCGGAGACTACTGTTCAGAATAAACAGCAGACTCACACCCAGTCCAATTAAAATACCGATCAACAGGTCGGTAAACACGATTGAAAGTAACGTGATCATGAAGGGCAGAAACTGGTAGCGTCCCTCGCTCCACATCTGTCGAAACAAGGCGGGACTGGCCAGTTTGAAACCGGTGACCAGCAGAATTGCTGCCAGCGCCGCGAGAGGAATCATATTCATATAAACGGGGATTAACGCGACTGATATCAGCAGCAAAACTCCATGGAATATACATGACACTTTGGTTTTAGCACCAGCGTTCACATTCACGGAACCACGCACAATCACCGACGTCACAGGCAGGCCGCCAATCATACCGGCGGTCACGTTACCAACCCCCTGTGCAATCAACTCACGACTGGAGGGCGAATTGCGGTTTTCAGGATCGAGCTTATCAACGGCTTCCAGGTTCAACAGGGTTTCCAGAGAAGCGACGATCGCGATCGTCGCTGCAGCCACATAGATGGCCGGGTTAGCCCACTGAGTAAAGTCAGGAAACTTCAGGAAGGTCAGCAGATCACCGGCTGTTTCTGCAACAGGAATTTGCACCAGGTGACTGGCCTCAATCGCCCACGGGCCACCCGTGCGCTGAAACAGAATATGCAGACTCACCCCCAGCAGCACCACCATCAGCGGGCCAGGGATGACAGAATTTTTCAGCATTTTAATTCGGCCCCAGAGCACCAGCAGAGCAATGGAAGACAATCCGACGACAGCGGCTCCATAATGGATATCGCCCTCAAAGACTGTCAGAATTTCAGAAAATGTGTTCTGTTTGTCTGGCTGCGTGAATGACATTTCCCCTTCCGGGTCGGAATCGTGTCCCACAACATGGGGAATCTGTTTCAGAATCAGAATCACACCGATGGCAGCCAACAGCCCCTTGATCACACTGGAAGGGAAAAACGCGGAGAGTGAACCGGCTTTCACGATCCCCAGCACAATCTGGATCACCCCGCCCAGCATGACAGCAAGCAGAAACGCTTCAAAAGAACCCAGGGCGGCAATTTGCGCGATCACGATGGCCGTCAGACCTGCAGCAGGTCCACTCACGCTGGTGCTGGATCCACTGATGGACCCCACCACAATTCCACCGATGATTCCCGATACCAAGCCCGAAAACAACGGCGCCCCGGAAGCCAGGGCAATTCCCAGGCAGAGTGGAAGTGCCACAAGAAATACCACCAGACCTGCTGTCAGGTCGCGTGGCAGGTACGTAAGGGGATAGCCCGAAAGACGTGCGTCGCTCATGTCTATTCACTCAATCAATTTTTAAAGTTTGGCGGGTTACTCACAGTCTCTGTAAACTGAATGGGATCGTCAGTGCAATCACACAGCGGAACAAAGTCTGCATTGATATCAAAATCTGAGAACTTCTAGGGCGGAACCATCTGAAACATCAGAGAGCTATCATCGCTTACCGCGCAAGACCTCAGACCTTTGACACTGTATTATAAAATCACATCTCGTTTTACAATCTGCTTTTACAGTTTTTTCAGCAATTTGAATTCTGATCAGATTTTTTTCACTTCAAAAGCCGACGCACTGACTATAACCGATCAGATTAAAATTCAAAACAGTTTTTCATTCCTTACTGGACACCTTCAAACTACGAGAACAGCAGTTATTTTCAGACCTGTAGGTCTATTTGTACCGATAACTTCAACCCGCGCCATAGTATTTCCTGCGTCAACAGACGAAAGAGTTCATCCATGCAGTCGCCTCTCCCCTTTCCACTGGCCAGTTTGATTCTCGCACTGATACCTGCATTGACTCTCTCAGCAGACCCCGGCCCAGCGGACTGGTCTCAGTGGCGAGGGCCGAACCGCGATGGTCTCATCAAGGGGACAGAGTTCCCTGACAGCCTGTCTGATCAATCTCTGACCCAGGTTTGGAAAATCCCGCTCGGTCCGGGTTACTCGGGCCCCATTGTCACTGCGGATCGTGTGTTTGTAACGGAAACCATTGATGAGAAAATGGAGGTCGTCAGTGCATTGGATCGCGCGACTGGCAAACTGATCTGGAAACAGGAGTGGCCCGGCGCCATCAGTGTTCCCTTCTTTGCCAAAGCCAACGGGGACTGGATTCGGGCAACCCCCGCTTATGATGGCGAACGACTCTACGTCGCCGGCATCCGTGATGTTCTCGTCTGCCTGAATGCAGAGAGCGGCGAGGTGCTCTGGCGGATTGATTTTGTGGAAAAACTGAAAACGCCTCCCCCCGCTTTCGGGTTTGCTTCTTCGCCTCTCATTGTGGGCGATGCCGTTTATGTCCAGGCAGGCGGTGGTTTGTGTAAGGTCGACAAACTGACCGGCGCGATCAAATGGCGGGCCCTTGACAATGGGGGCGGCATGTTTGGCAGTGCCTTTTCCTCACCTTATTACGCCACCCTGAATGGGGTTCCGCAGTTGATTGTTCAGACCCGCACGACACTGACCGGCGTCAATCCCGCTGATGGGGCTGTTTACTGGCAACAGGACATTCCCGCCTTTCGAGGCATGAATATTCTGACTCCCACAGTGCACGAGAATTCCGTATTCACCAGCAGCTACGGCGGCAAGTCTTTTCTTTATACTCCTGACAAGTCGGGCGACTCCGCGGCCCCTGAGGAAATCTGGACCAACAAAGCCCAGGGCTACATGTCCTCTCCGCTGATCATTGACGGTTTCATTTACCTGCATCTGCGGAATCAGCGTTTCACCTGTATAGATCTCAAGACGGGCGAAACCCGCTGGACCACGACCCCCTATGGAAAATACTGGAGCATGGTCACCGATGGTGATAAAATACTGGCACTCGATCAAACCGGTGACCTGCTGTTGATCAATGCGAACCCGGAAAAGTTTGAACTGCTGGATCGGCGCAAAGTAGCCGACGATTCGTGGGCGCACATTGCGGTCAGCGGCAATGAACTTTTCATTCGTGCACTGGATCATCTCGCCGTCTATCGCTGGAACACCTCGGATACCGAAAAATAACCAATCCTCATGACCGTTCCCGAAATACGAATTCGTCCGCTTAACCAGGCTTCTCTGCAAAAAAACGGTGATTACGTTCTGTACTGGATGATCGCCAATCGGCGGACCCGCTACAACTACAGTCTGCAGCGGGCTGTGGAACTCAGCAAAGAACTCAACAAACCTCTGCTTGTCTTCGAAGCACTGCGCTGCGGCTACGAATGGGCTAGCGATCGCCTGCATCGATTCGTCCTGCAGGGGATGGTCGACAATCGGGACAGTTTACAGGACAGCCCCGTGGGTTATTACTGTTACGTGGAACCGAAAGCCGGCCATGGTTCAGGACTGCTGTCGGCTTTGGCAACAAAGGCCTGCGCTGTTGTCACTGATGACTTCCCCTGTTTTTTCATTCCCCAGATGCTGAAGTCGGTCGCCCCCCGATTGTCCGTGCGACTGGAAGCCATTGATTCCAACGGTCTCTTGCCGCTGCGAGCCGCTTCTCAGATTTATCCGACCGCGTACGCGTTCCGCCGCTTTCTGCACAAAGCGCTGCCAGACCACCTGGATCAGACTCCTAAAATCAACCCACTGTCCCACATCGATCTTCCCGAATTTTCCTCGTTGCCCGCAAAAATCCTGGAACGCTGGCCGATGGCATCGGATCAATTATTACAGGCAACTCCCGAAGTCCTGGCTGACCTGCCCCTTGATCATCAGGTCGGACCGGCAGATTTTGATGGAGGAATGAAGGCTGCGAGCAAAACGCTCAAACAGTTTCTCAATGTGCGCTTCGAACGTTACGCTGAAGAACGGAATCTGCCGGAAGAAGAAGTTACCAGCGGGCTCTCCCCTTACCTGCATTTCGGGCATATCTCTGTGCATGAAGTTTTTAAACGGGTCGCCGATCGGGAAGATTGGAACGCTGCAAAAGTAATCGATCAGAAAGCGACCGGCAAACGGGCGGGCTGGTGGCAGATGAGTGAAACCGCCGAGGGATTTCTGGACGAACTGATCACCTGGCGCGAACTGGGTTATAACATGTGCTGGCAGCGCGACGACTATGACCAGTATGAGTCACTGCCCGACTGGGCACGGACCACACTCGAGGAACATGCTGCTGATAAACGTGACCCGTGTTATACATTGGAAGAATTCGAACAAGCCCGCACTCACGATGAACTCTGGAACGCTGCCCAGACGCAACTGGTTACGGAAGGACGCATGCATAATTACATGCGGATGCTCTGGGGCAAAAAAATTCTGCACTGGTCGAAATCTCCCCAGGCGGCGCTGGAGATTATGATGCACCTCAACAACAAATACGCGGTCGATGGTCGGAACCCGAATTCCTATTCGGGCATCTTCTGGTGTTTAGGTCGTTATGATCGTGCCTGGGGCCCCGAACGACCGATCTTCGGAAAAATTCGCTATATGACCTGCGAAAACACGGCCCGCAAATTCAGCGTAGATGGTTACCTGGAACGTTTCAGCAAAGAAAAGCGGCAAGGCTCTCTGTTCGATTGAAGTCGTATTGCCCTCTGGTTTAAACTGACTCTCCTGTAACAAAGCATTCAGGCAACAGTCGACTTAAACGGGAACTTCGGTTTTGAACAGACATCTATTCCAGGGAACGGTTCCCTACTATGCGCGTTACCGCGTTCCCTATCCACAGGCACTTCTGTTACAGGTCTGCGAGCAGGCCCCACTGACAGGCTCCGGCCGACTGCTGGACCTGGGCTGTGGCACGGGTGAACTCGCGATCCGTCTGGCGTCCCGCTTTGAGGAAGTGCTTGCTGTTGACCCTGATGCAGAGATGCTGGCAGCCGCACAGCAGAAAGCAAGGGAGCAACAGGCCACTAACATTCAGTGGCGCAATCAAAGCGCCGAGCAGTTCTCCACGGAGCCGGATTCATTCGAGTTGATCACGATCGGTGCCGCCTTCCACTGGATGGATCGGCCCGTCATGGCGCCGCGCATCCGCAGTTGGCTCCAGCCGCAGCAGCCCCTGGTCATCATGGGTTACACCAGTATCTGGAGCGGCAATGCCGACTGGCATCCGCTGGTTCGCGAGGTCGTCAAACGCTGGCATGGCGAAAAACGGCGTGCCGGCACGGGTGAATTCAACAATCTCGCGGCTCCGCACGAACTGGTCTTACTCGACGCCGGTTACCAACTGGAAGAAATCAAATACGAGCATCCGCAAACCTGGACGCTGGACGATCTGTTGGGCAATCTGTACTCGACCTCTTTCGCCTCCCCCGCCGTTCTGAGAGAGAAGCAACCCGACTTTGAAGCCGACCTGCGAGCCACCCTGCTCGACTTCAACCCCAACGGCGTCTATGAAGAACAGATGATGTTTTACGCGCTGATTGCTTTCCCTCATTCATGAATTCTACAAAGAAGTTCAGGAGGCCGGCAGAAGAATCCTCTTTGTTTTTCTCGTTAGAATAATAGATGTGAATAATTACTATGATTGAGTTTTTCAAAGTGAATGTAGAAGATGGCGTATTCAAAACGGTATTGCCTCCGTTTCATAACAAAGACTGGTCTAAAATTCTTCCCAATCAAGGTTTTACCTGGATTCACAATCCCCAGGTTGAATTGTCCGGTCAGCTGAATCCCCTGTTAGCCAATACCATCTTTAATACTTCTGATCTTGAGTTGAAATATACAATTCATCGTCTGGAGCTCGATATCTCAATCTCAACGATTGACTTCTTGCGTTTTACTGAATCAATTTTTTCACACGGAATCGATTTTGTTCTTAGTGACAAGCATCAACCTGCGGGATTCAGCTTATATTCCATCCCTGAATTTAAATGGGCAGAAGTAATGCTCCAGAATCAAATCATATTTGCGTTTCATAGACCAGCCGCCAGTGAGCCTTCCCTGCTCACTTCTCCATCAGAAGAATCTTTGAACTCAGTGATCAATCGATTTACCCAGGAGTAACACGAAACTCCTCAAAAGGATCGGATTCATGATCAAACGGTACAACAACCTGAGCCTGGCGATTGCCATTCCCGGACTCATCATCCAGATTGCGGGACGTTTCATTATGGACAGCGGACAGGAGGCGCTCGGCTTAGTGATGTTTATTGGCGGAACCGTGATGCTGCTGTGGTACCTGGCTGGTTTTCTGTCATTGATCGGGCTGATTATTCTGGCACTGCTGAAAGATCACTCGGGTGTGAATGAGGTCTAGACTGTGTCCCGTATTACTGTAGCGTCTCCAGGTCCATTGGGACCGAGTAGATTAGATTGACAGACGCTATGGTTAAATGTGATGCGTTCTAGTAAATCAGGCCCGCAGTATCTCTGTCGCTGCGTGCGGTCGAGAAAAATGTTTATTGAGTGCCAGCTGGAGGCAGTGACGCGATGAACTCGTCGAAAACGCGGCGGTACTCCTCCGGTTGAGGATCGTTGTGCCCTGCTCCTGGCAGGACGAAGAACTGTTTTGGCTCCCCGGCTGCGTCGAACAGCTTCCGCCCCAGTTCGATTGGGATCAATAGATCTTTGTCGCCATGGCTCTGTAGGAGAGGTCCCGAATAGTTCCCGATCTTTCCGGCCGAGTTCAATCGCTGCGTCATATTCAGGTTCGGAAACATCCACGGCATATGGTGAGCCGCGGCATCAGGAAGAGATGAGAATGTGCTGGCAAGAACCAGCCCCCGCGCGCCGTCTTGCGCCGCCAGATCCACGGCGACCGCTCCTCCCAGCGAACGGCCCATGAGTACGATTTCCGTTTCCTCAACACCAGCACGCGAAGCCAGCCAGGCGCGGGCCGCACGCGCATCCTGCAAGATACCGCGTTCGCTCGGTTTGCCCTCGCTCTTGCCGTATCCCCGATAATCAAAAGTCATGATCGCGAGGCCATGACGCTCCTGCAGGATCTTTAATGTTTCGCCTCGACTGACGATGTTCCCCGCGTTGCCATGACAGAACAGCGCCACCGCACGTGGTTTCGGGTGTCCCAGAAACCAGCCATGCAGCCGCGTCCCGTCCTCTGCTTCGAACCAGGCATCTTCAAAAGGGAGGTTCTCTGGAAGCGAACCCGGTTCGGGAAACGGACTGGGCTGGTAAACGAGCGTACGTTCCACCGGAACCAGTGGGGACAGCGGCCCCAGGGAGGCACAACCCACCAGCAGGAAAAGCAGCCCCCACACGAGTTGATAAGATAGGCGCATGAACATCTCCAGGAGAAAGAAGCGACGGAGAATAAACGATCGGCAGCCAGCAAGTCAATGTTGATCTTGCTGAAAGCGTCTGATGGCATTCCTGAGGAATCAGCAGGAAACATACAACCGAATCATTCAAGGGTGTCTGATACACCAGCGACCTCAACGGAAGTTATGACTTCCCCCATAGCTGAAACAGGTTTGATCCACTAGAATCAAACGTGCGTTCCGCTTTTGTAAAGTTCCAGAAGCGGAACGCAATAGTCCGCTAAAGTGATTCATATCTACTGTAATGAACAGGTACCTGATGGCTCCCAAGGATGACAACTCTCTCACCTGGTATCAGCTCGATCTCAGTCAAGTCGCGGAACGGTTGCAATCGCCTGACCAGGGGCTGGCGCTCTCTGAAGTGGAAACCCGCCGCGCGGAAGTTGGACTGAATGAACTGATCGAAAAACAGCGTAAATCCATCTGGATGATGTTTCTGGATCAGTTCAAGGATTTTATGATTCTGATTCTGATCGTCGCCGCGGTCATTTCCGGGGTGATCGGGGAAGTTGCTGACACCATCGCGATTACAGTCATCGTACTGCTCAACGCCATTCTGGGGTTCATTCAGGAATACCGGGCTGAGAAAGCTATGGCGGCTTTGAAAAAAATGGCGGCTCCTTCTGCAAACGTGGTGCGAGGCAATAAAGTCGTGACCATTCCGGTAGGGCAGCTTGTCCCCGGCGACCGCGTCCTACTGGAGGCAGGCAACATTGTGCCCGCGGATTTGCGACTGACAGAAGCGGTCCAGTTACAGATCAATGAAGCTGCCTTAACGGGTGAATCATTGACTGTCGAAAAGATCACACAGGCTATTCAAGAAGCAGATCTCCCCCTGGGTGACCGGAAAAACCTTGCCTTTAAAGGCACGCTGATCACCAAAGGCCGCGGCCAGGGAATCGTGACCGAAACGGGTATGCAGACCCAACTGGGACAGATCGCCACCTTGCTCCAGGATCAGGAAGAAGGACGTACTCCTCTGCAGAAACGCCTGGCCACATTCGGCCAGAAACTCGCGTATGTCATCCTGGCGATCTGCGCGATTGTCTTTATCGCTGGTCTGTCCAGGGGGGAACCGCCGCTGCTGATGTTGCTGACGTCGATCTCCCTGGCGGTCGCTGCGATCCCGGAAGCACTGCCCGCGGTGATTACCATTTCACTGGCGTTGGGAGCACGAAAGCTGGTTAAGCAACAGGCGCTCATCCGCAAACTTCCTGCCGTCGAAACGCTGGGGTCAGTCTCTTATATCTGCACCGATAAAACCGGAACCCTTACACAGAACCGGATGACCGTCGAACAGGTTTATCTCAACGGCGAACTCGTCGCTCCGGACGAACTCCCTGTGACAGTTGAGGAATCCCAGACCCCGCGGAGTTTCACAGAACTTTCCCATCCCGAACTGCTGCTCTGTGCGCTGGCACTCTGTAACGACACCCGCCTGGACGGCGACGACGAGGCCGTCGGCGATCCGACTGAAACAGCTTTGTTTGAACTGGCGCGGGAGAAAGGATTTCTGCGCGAGTCCCTGGAAAAAACATTTCCCCGTCTGGCCGAGATCCCCTTCGATGCCGAGCGCAAGCTGATGACCACCTTCCACCCCTGGAGTGAGGGGAAGGTCGTTTCCATCACGAAAGGGGCTGCTGAAGAAATTGTGTCCCGCTCGACTCATGAGTATTCCCCGGCGGAACAGATCGAGATCAACCAGGACCAGCTCCAGAGTACTGCAGAACAGATTGCCGGAGAAGGCCTGAGAACCCTGGGCTTCGGACTGCGCATCTGGGACTCCGTTCCGGAACCGCTCATCTCGGAAGAGGTGGAATCCGCATTGACCCTGGCCGGGCTGATCGGGATGCTGGATCCTCCCCGGCCGGAAGCAGCGGAATCGGTGGCCCTCTGTCGCTCGGCCGGTATCCACCCGGTGATGATTACCGGCGATCATCCCCTGACCGCGGAGATGATTGCCCGGCGGGTGGGGATTCTCGATGAACAGGAGAAAGGAACCGTGCTTACAGGTCGGCAGCTCGAACAGATGTCCCTGGAAGCATTGGAATGCCAGGTTGAAAAAGTTCAAGTCTATGCCCGTGTCTCTCCGCAGCAGAAACTGAAGATCGTGCAGGCTCTGCAGGATCGGGGACACTTTGTCGCGATGACCGGGGACGGCGTGAATGATGCACCGGCATTGAAACGGGCCGACATCGG is from Gimesia maris and encodes:
- a CDS encoding alpha/beta hydrolase, producing MRLSYQLVWGLLFLLVGCASLGPLSPLVPVERTLVYQPSPFPEPGSLPENLPFEDAWFEAEDGTRLHGWFLGHPKPRAVALFCHGNAGNIVSRGETLKILQERHGLAIMTFDYRGYGKSEGKPSERGILQDARAARAWLASRAGVEETEIVLMGRSLGGAVAVDLAAQDGARGLVLASTFSSLPDAAAHHMPWMFPNLNMTQRLNSAGKIGNYSGPLLQSHGDKDLLIPIELGRKLFDAAGEPKQFFVLPGAGHNDPQPEEYRRVFDEFIASLPPAGTQ
- a CDS encoding cation-translocating P-type ATPase; this translates as MAPKDDNSLTWYQLDLSQVAERLQSPDQGLALSEVETRRAEVGLNELIEKQRKSIWMMFLDQFKDFMILILIVAAVISGVIGEVADTIAITVIVLLNAILGFIQEYRAEKAMAALKKMAAPSANVVRGNKVVTIPVGQLVPGDRVLLEAGNIVPADLRLTEAVQLQINEAALTGESLTVEKITQAIQEADLPLGDRKNLAFKGTLITKGRGQGIVTETGMQTQLGQIATLLQDQEEGRTPLQKRLATFGQKLAYVILAICAIVFIAGLSRGEPPLLMLLTSISLAVAAIPEALPAVITISLALGARKLVKQQALIRKLPAVETLGSVSYICTDKTGTLTQNRMTVEQVYLNGELVAPDELPVTVEESQTPRSFTELSHPELLLCALALCNDTRLDGDDEAVGDPTETALFELAREKGFLRESLEKTFPRLAEIPFDAERKLMTTFHPWSEGKVVSITKGAAEEIVSRSTHEYSPAEQIEINQDQLQSTAEQIAGEGLRTLGFGLRIWDSVPEPLISEEVESALTLAGLIGMLDPPRPEAAESVALCRSAGIHPVMITGDHPLTAEMIARRVGILDEQEKGTVLTGRQLEQMSLEALECQVEKVQVYARVSPQQKLKIVQALQDRGHFVAMTGDGVNDAPALKRADIGIAMGITGTDVSREAAHMILLDDNFATIVKTVREGRRIFDNIRKFIKYTMTSNLGEIWTIFLAPLLGLPIPLLPIHILWINLVTDGVPGLALTAEPGEKNLMQRPPRDPKENIFAHGLGTHIIWVGLLMGAVSVVTQAWFIDHSQAQWQTMVFTVLCLSQMGHVLAIRSERQSFFSQGPFTNKPLMAAVLLTLALQMATLYVPVLNRIFKTVPLTAGELAITLALSSIVFIAVEVEKACKRMRQQD